CACGTAACCGTCATCATGTAAACTAATAACATTTTGCTACATTAAAGAGTCATGATCATCTAACATTTTAAACAGGTTTCTCAAAATAGTGAAGTGTTTCTTACAGGGTACATGTTGTTGAACTGTTTCACAAACTGATTCATCCATGGAGAATCGTCCTGCTTGTTGGGTCCTTTATTCAACTGAGAAGGTAAAAAATTTGAGTAACCAATCACAATTGACCATGTTGTATGTCTTTACCAAACTGTAACTTAAGTGAAGGAGTTAAATCAAGTCTGTAATGTATTACCTTTGGAGGCATCTTCTTGTAAGACCAGTTTCCAGTTTCTTGTGGATTGTTGTTCCACATGCCTATCTCTACTTCTTCCTCTTCCCCCCAGTTGGAGTGTCCTGCCATGGACATCTCCTCTCCACACCAGTTGTCTTGCATAGGTTTGGATcctaaagacaaaaaaatctgtcattgtACACCTAGTTCCCTTTAGAAGAACGGCAAAAACAGTTTCATTTAAGTAAAacttattttgtttaatgatATGGTTGACATTGAAGTGCAAATGTAATAAGCTCTTTGTCCCCATAAGATATGTAACATACCAGACTTGTGCTGTGACTGTTGCCCTACAGCAGCATTGCCCCAGCCATTGCCTCCTGAGTTTTCCCTCCCTGGTACTTCCCAGCTGGAGCCTGAATCAACAGGCTTACCCCAAGCAGAAGTACCATTGTCCACAGAGACAGGTGGTGGAGCAGCAGGATCAACCCAGGTAGAGGACTCGATTTTTTGTGACCCACCATATGGCTCTCCCCATCCTGTGACCAGACAAAAAAAACTGCTGTCATCAAAGAGCAATAGTGCAAAATGCTATAATCCTCTGCACATTTGCTTGAGGGGATATTAATAGTAAGCAGAGTGAATTGTTTATGTTATTATCAGAACAAGAATGAATTAGAGTTGTAATAAAAATGGTAGCAGAAAAGGCGCTGTGCtattttaaacttaaatctgtttacataaaaataatctTAAACTTCAAAGTGTGATTGGACTGCACTTTTGGACTGAAGTTTCCAATGACCCAAATTTGACCCTTACATAAACATGCTTATGtaagctttgtttactctgaaGTCGTACTGATGGATCAGCTCACATTTAACCACTGAGGTTTCTGCACTTTCACCATCCCGCATATGCCCTAAATACTTCCCTCAAAAATAGCCCTGTTCATGTGTGCCCTCCTGCTCAAGTTGCTGCCACATGACTACAATGTAACCCAAACCTAGTTTTCCCCTGAGCACTGCTCATCCACAGCCAATTCCAAATGAAGTGGAAACATTATTTGCACATACACCTTTAGTATACACTTCCTGCAAATAATTAAAGAAGACACAGACATTTATCTCAACCAAAACAACCTTTCGAAAATATTCCTCTGCAATGGGTAAACCATATGCACATTTCACAAGCACTCACTTGTAAGTTCAGAGCTTTGTCAGTGCAACTGGTATTAGAGGAAAGGGGTGGGAGGGAAAAAGCACATCCAGACAAATTCCAAAGGGATGACTGCATGACTAAAGATAAATATGAGGGGTGAGTAATAATTGCAAAGCTACTGCAAAATAGAAAGACACTCACCTGAGCTGCTGCTGTTCTTTTCTTTTGGAGCCATGGAGCTTTGGGCTTGTGGGGGCTGAGAAACAGCCATGCCATCCTGCTCTCCAGCAGTGTTCTTGTTCCACATGTTTACACTACCATTATTATATTTGTTGGGATCTCCCCATGCTGAAGTACCATCATCAATCTCCATTCTACGCCTGATGGACTCAGGAGATGGCTCTTCCCATCCAGAGGATTCTTCTTCTTTAGAGGCAGTAGGAACTGGGCCTCCCAGCCATCCTGTAGGCTTGTTCTGACCAGGGGTTCCAGTCTGAGGAGTGTTGCCACTCCTGAATGTTCCCATGCTGGTATCTTGGGATTTGCCCCACTCAGAAGGGTTGTTCGGTTTTGTGGTGTCACTCCAAGTAGAGTTGGAGTGGCTTGATTTGATTGGCTCGCCCCAGGCTTGGTTTTGATTGTTGGTCTTGGTCGGTTCTCCCCATCCTGTGGTTGAAGCACTCTGGTCAGGAGTGTTTGTGCCTCCACTGCCGCCCCAGGTGTTGCTTGTTCTGCAGCGACCTGTCTCGCTCCAGCCTGATCCAGAACGATCACTGTCACTGTCCCAGCCCCCGGAACCAGATTTCTGGGGCTCTACCCAATGGTTTCCTTTTGGGCCTTCTCCACCCCATCCATCTCCAGCAGAGGGACCTCCCCATCCCTGCTTtgctttttgtgcattattCCAAGAGGAGGGCTTTTCATCATTGCTACCATTCCATGTGGAACTATTCTTGTTCAGTGTAACAGAAGGAGCATCTTCCCAACCACTTTGCCCAACAGGTCCTTTGGTTTCTCCCCAGCCAGTTGATGGTTTCTGTTCAGTCCACCCAGACATGGAAGAATCGCTACTGTTGTTGCTGGGTCCATCTCCCCACCCACCTGAGTTAGATGCCTTAGGTGGAGCATGGCCCCAGCCCACCTGCCCATTTCCTGGCTTTTTATCAGGATTGGATACATCCCAGGCAGTGTTCTGACGAACTGGGGTTTGTCCCCATCCTGTGTTGGACAGGACCCTGGGATCCACTTCAATTTTAGAAAGAGCTGCATTTATCATGCCCTGTTGATTACCCCTTCTTCGGTTGCCGCTACGCTGTCCGTCCCTCTCACTGCGACCTTCTGAGCTCTCTCCACTTCCTTCACTGCCTGTAGATTTGTTCCATGTGCTGCCTTGTGATGCCTGACCAGAGCTCCCTATACCGAGAGCATCATCTTCCAAGGATTTCCATCCATTTGTTCCCTTCCTGCCTCCATTCGTGCCATCATTGGAATGCTGACTGTTGCTGGGCAAAGTGTTCCACTCCCCATTTGAGACCTTAGTGCCAGTGTTTGAAGAGGATGAAGAAGAAgatgaagaggaggaggaggcaCTTCCCCAAGGTCGAGGGATCCCAGCTGGGCCCACACCATTGCCAGCACCCCAAGAAATATTTTGTGAGGTAGTGGACGCGGAGTCCCATCCTCCTCCACGACCACCCATcccactattattattttttaaagaagcaGCACTCACAGAGGAACCATTGGTTCCAGACTGCATTAGAGTTGCATTCACAGTGTCGCCAACAGCTTGGCCTTTAGGGATAGGACATTTGTCTCCAGAGTAATTAGTGCTGGGCGGAATGCCCCATGCTGTACCATAAGACCCGCTGTTTATTCCCTCACTGTTGCCATGTTGAGAAATGGAAGTGCCATTAGAGACTGAAGAAATAGGGAGCTGAGAAGAGCCCCCTGTGTTCATAGGCCAGGCTCGGTGCCCTGGGGGCTGTTCATTCATCTGTATTGAACCTGTAGAGTTTGGTAAACTAGAGGTCATCATGTTAGTAGTGTTATTTGGTCCATTAAATTCAGTGTTAAGGTTTTGAGGCTGCCCGCTTTGAACCTTGCTTGTACCATTGATTTCAGCTTCAGACATATTTTCCTGCAGGCATCCCCAAGACATCTTAGAGTTGATACTCTGCATGCAGGGTGTTTGACCTATGGTGCTTAGTTGAGTGTTGGTGCCACCATTCCCAACAGGACCATGGGGGTTGGGCCCGGTGTTCTGAAGAATGGGCCAGGCACCATGGTTGGCATTTGGGATCAAAGTGCTTGGATTTATACCTCCATTGGTTGAGGAACCTTGGGTGCCCCATGCATTAATTTTGCCATGGCTGCTTTCTACCAGCTTGCTGCTGGGGCCCTCCGTGGAGCCTTGACATGTGCTTAGCATCGAGCCATTGGATACACCCCAAGGCCCCTTAACACTCCCATTAGCCACATTATTGCTGCCATTTGCAACCATGAAATGAGAACCTTGACTACATCCTTGCCTATTGCCATTGTTGTCACCGCCAGTGTTTCCAGAAGCCATTATACTTAGATTTTTTTCAGACCCAGAGCTGGAGGCAGAATCAGCATCCATACATTCTGAGGCTAACTCTGGGTCGCTACCAGTGATGGAGGACCAGGGTCCTTTATCTACAATGACTTTTCCCCAGTTACTGTTTGAGTCACTGCAAGGTGAACTAGAGCTCCACGGTGAATTTTCATACTGAGATTCCAGTCCAGCATGTTCTAAACCTGTGGGTGTAAATAAAAGGTTAAATGAGCTCCAAATAAACAACTATTTATTctaataaagtatatttatgtttaaaagaattaaacagAACAAAGGCACACACAACAGATCAAAGCAAAAATCACAACAGCGTTAAACTAAAATGTGTCTCAGTTTTGTGTTAAAGCTCTGCATTTCCTGAACTTGAAAAGATAAACTGAGAAGTAACAAGGACATTTGCATTTTAGCCATACCCTTAATAAAATGTCTAACAAACTCTGTGTAAACGCAATACAATAACATTACACACCAAACATCTCTCTTGGACAAGGCACAGGAAACTGTAACTTTGGTAGAGTGATCACAATTTGTAATCATTTGTCTATTTAAGCATTACTTGACAATGGCCAAATGCCCATAGACCCAATCTCCGTCCTGCTGAGAGGTGTCTCACTTAAGACAGACTGAAACAGTAGTAGAGCTGCCACCATTTTGTTGCAGCAGCAGGATCGTGCTGCCTGCCAGTAGATAGAGGagggaaagacagacagacgctCTGCAGCACGATGGAAATTGAAGTCTCTGCAAGTTCCTTCATTTTGCAGTGTGGCACCACCAGACTACAATACTAATGCAACTGCTTTATTTCttgaaataaaagtgttttctgCTAGCCTAATCTTGTCTGCAAGATGGCTGCCAAGCTTCCCGGAGTGCGATTTTCTTGCCAAGTCTGAGAATTTTCTCTCTGGCGGTGTTAACCAACAgatataaaacaacaaaacatgaaGTCTCACTGTTGGTCACAGTTTGCATAACATGATCAAATGATTCTGATTAAGATTCTGTTGAATATCACTGACCTGAGTAAAAGAAAATTACACTATTAAAGAACGTTATTCTATCTAGTATCTTTATTTCTCATTCACCAACTTTAAGAAATAACTTATCAATAAAAAGATAATAAAAAGGTAGGTTTTTATGGCAAACAGCACAGTCTTCTGGGTTACACTGTATAAACTTCAGGAAAGTTAGTTCTGTGAAACTGTTGGCAGCACAACTGGTTTGTCCTTACATAACGCATGAAAAACTGAGGTTTGGCAAGTAAAAAAGGGCAAGTCAGGCTACCTATGCCAAGATCTTATGACATTTTTCTTACAAAGAGTGCCAAAGCAAATGGCTATATTTAGAGTGGTTCAAAATTACACTTTGAGTGCTTGGACAACACCGTCTGCAGACTACTGTATTCATGCATTTACTATACATTTTGAGGCAATCTACATacttaataaatgctgaataggtTTTCCAGAATTTACATACTTGACAAACGTTACACAAAACAGTAAACCATAGCACAATGTGAGAAATAAGCAAAATGTGTCACCTGTTTGGTTAGGGGAGTGGCTGACAGAATCCCGAATGGGAGCCATGCCTATAAAACAAATGGTGACATTATGAGATGCTAACAGAATTGAAAGTTAAGATAAATGGATACATGGTAGCTACAAGTCTGTCTTTTAAATTTCTAAGGCCACAAACTAAAACCATGCAGAATGCATTAAATACATTGAATCAAAATCAGGGTCAAACCCAATACaactaataaaaacatgaaataaaccAAACTCTTAGAATTAAAAACAgtacagaaaataaacagagcAGCTAACAAGCCAATTTGTTGGTCTAGTTGATTTACAAGTTTATGActataatattttttacactCAAGCCTAGAATTTatccatttaaataaaatttaatcttaatttaattttgcagCAACTTCCTGCCCTGCATTTTACCACCTGAATCCTTTAGAGATTGCTAATATAGGGATTAATATCAAAGGTCTCACTGCATATGTAGGAAATGTTTTTGACAAGGTTATTCAGCACTGTTCTGGTACCTGAGAGGTGGCTTTGGACGCAGTGTAGTAAAGGCCTCTCAGTCGTAAGCTCCCCTGCCTGGCTAGAATTAAGCTGCACTTGAGTTCCCAGGGTGGCAGCAAGGACCGTGAGGGACTGCCCACACTTCAACAGCTGTTTCTATTTGTGCTGACAGAGATGCGGCGGATCTTCACAGAGCGGGTACCGAGGCAGGGTTTGGGGCTGGCCGCTGGCTTGGGCCCTCTTGGCATTGCTGATGGCGCAGGTTACAGTTGAGATGCTGCTGTTCTAATTGGCAGACTGAGGCTGGCTGAAACTGGACTTGATATGTTCTGGCACTGAAAATCAAAATAACAACAGATATTTTTAACTATATTTGTCTCAAATATGCTGATTTTATAGATTTCTATAAAGTGCCAGAAGCGAAGGAGTTACATAAGTTAAATCACATAAGTTACATAAGTTGGTGGTTCtcaaacttaacattttaattaaacaaaacattaaacaatacAACGTATTGCTTTTtctaaggtttaattacacagaatttttgataaattactgtattttataaaatgtaataaaactggGGGCCCCTGGCACCAACTCGAGGCCCCCAGTTTGAGTACCATTGAGTAAAGCgcaataaaaaagcaaaaaaaaaaaaagatatttatatCTTGTATAATGAATCCCATTTTTAAAGCTGTAAACAACACCTACATTCAAAAAATTTAAAACCAAAAACGTAACGTTCACAAATTTTATTCCAGACTGGGAAAAATCAGACAATTGACCTAATTCTAAATAAGACGGTACTTAAAATTCAATTCATATGAATATTTACTTATCTATCCTATTTATATACATCTGAACATATTTTATTGCTCTCCGcacatattatacgttcatcaaatactttcgcatCAAATCGACTAAATCCCAGCCTcaagccattcagaaataccagtttgttggcagaatgttcatttacaagaaaacatgctAGATGCCCTGAGAGGGTttagcatctctctctctctctctctctggaatTATGGacattagagcccgaccgatatgcgttttttcgggccgatgccgatacagatattagaaagtaaaaaaagaccgataacgatatatcggccgatattctttatgtgtacagtatagttcagtatatactacagtatattatactaaagtactgtacatagaatacactatatactttaacataatatactatgaataaatacaatgcaatgcaatgatcactcacaaatgtggtgatcactcacaaatgtggtgatccaacacttatattgatgtgacaaagatatgtactataggcaagaagttaacaataaactttattatccaaaattagttggatatcagtgcactaaacagtaaacttgacttattataaataactttaaaacacaaagagaaacaaatacataaaacttgcatcatttgcagttttgacgagaataacgttataaagagaaacttatgaagtcattgattaatattagcttttacagtaagttgtgtacttcacaaattagttagccactcacagttacgaagacaatgcttgacggagcacatactaatgtacgctatgtttaatgttgtgcacaacgtttttataacacaaacccagggttccgtgcaaactttagactttaataaaactaatgcgtcttcgctccgcctcttttatttagcaagggtgtagagttgcgcgagcttattgaatcaattgctctgaaatgagcgtgttaactaacaacacaagcagcagtaatctcatatagtgttatataagtgcacggctgcgcgtagtttaaatgtgtcatttctccgtctcgcgtcatttctcccgcttgcgttttaactcgcaagtcgacaaagagacggattaaaaacaccaaatgtaagcgggaatgcgtctctcttgtccatttataatccaatcgaccaaagcgcgtcttaataccaggtgtaacaatgttgtgaagaagacactgcgtgactgcagccacctgaactgagagactgactgactgaagtgaagggggtgggggattggctggtgtcactacagtgagtgatctgggtcgccattagcaaccagtatggcgcactctgctggacaaacaagtacttacatctttcaaatgcatttaatgtgttctgtaacaaacatTCATATtggcgcatatctgcggcttatacgccgatacagatatatctgcgacatgctcatatcggccgataaaatcggcaaaacgataaatcggtcgggctctaatggACATTCcctagaccaggggtctccaacatggtgcccgctaACAATAGGTAGCCcacacagagtctgtgaggtgtcCGCTAAAGCAcgttctattaatagtctcaatt
This window of the Misgurnus anguillicaudatus chromosome 19, ASM2758022v2, whole genome shotgun sequence genome carries:
- the LOC129434222 gene encoding trinucleotide repeat-containing gene 6A protein isoform X2, which gives rise to MAPIRDSVSHSPNQTGLEHAGLESQYENSPWSSSSPCSDSNSNWGKVIVDKGPWSSITGSDPELASECMDADSASSSGSEKNLSIMASGNTGGDNNGNRQGCSQGSHFMVANGSNNVANGSVKGPWGVSNGSMLSTCQGSTEGPSSKLVESSHGKINAWGTQGSSTNGGINPSTLIPNANHGAWPILQNTGPNPHGPVGNGGTNTQLSTIGQTPCMQSINSKMSWGCLQENMSEAEINGTSKVQSGQPQNLNTEFNGPNNTTNMMTSSLPNSTGSIQMNEQPPGHRAWPMNTGGSSQLPISSVSNGTSISQHGNSEGINSGSYGTAWGIPPSTNYSGDKCPIPKGQAVGDTVNATLMQSGTNGSSVSAASLKNNNSGMGGRGGGWDSASTTSQNISWGAGNGVGPAGIPRPWGSASSSSSSSSSSSSNTGTKVSNGEWNTLPSNSQHSNDGTNGGRKGTNGWKSLEDDALGIGSSGQASQGSTWNKSTGSEGSGESSEGRSERDGQRSGNRRRGNQQGMINAALSKIEVDPRVLSNTGWGQTPVRQNTAWDVSNPDKKPGNGQVGWGHAPPKASNSGGWGDGPSNNSSDSSMSGWTEQKPSTGWGETKGPVGQSGWEDAPSVTLNKNSSTWNGSNDEKPSSWNNAQKAKQGWGGPSAGDGWGGEGPKGNHWVEPQKSGSGGWDSDSDRSGSGWSETGRCRTSNTWGGSGGTNTPDQSASTTGWGEPTKTNNQNQAWGEPIKSSHSNSTWSDTTKPNNPSEWGKSQDTSMGTFRSGNTPQTGTPGQNKPTGWLGGPVPTASKEEESSGWEEPSPESIRRRMEIDDGTSAWGDPNKYNNGSVNMWNKNTAGEQDGMAVSQPPQAQSSMAPKEKNSSSSGWGEPYGGSQKIESSTWVDPAAPPPVSVDNGTSAWGKPVDSGSSWEVPGRENSGGNGWGNAAVGQQSQHKSGSKPMQDNWCGEEMSMAGHSNWGEEEEVEIGMWNNNPQETGNWSYKKMPPKLNKGPNKQDDSPWMNQFVKQFNNMYPRDSAEDSMKGNKMDMSGGMVDKRMDVDKHVLNMGEYGKAPASRHQIHKDSSMDRNPYMDKNVNMYSVGNAAQGRNAQQPSAQPHNSAQPNLRNQVPPPLHPSQVPPPLLKYSPNNGGLNPLFGPQQVAMLNQLNQLSQLSHINQLQRLLLQQKAQSQRAMPVNSRQQQEQQGRGLGPSQQMIQPPRHLDPSLMKQQNSPQMPSLHQPSLKSYMDNFMPPNASDLQKEQSSMSSFGNFSLGGCSPHLHVGQNDSMLHQAAKPNTMFASDMSGYQPAGISQSHSLLAPPLSNGHMVPGSSVNPRVGKNFCPDSSSLPARGLNSNMNVSNLDISSVGFKEPQSRLKKWTAMDISVNSPLDQNPSKTGAITSGLRLEDSPFGPYDFINASNAPISPPGSVGDGWPSRAKSPHGSTNVNWPPEFRPGEPWKGYPNIDPETDPFVTPGSVINNLSINTVRDVDHLRDRNNGPSSSLNTTLPSNSAWTSIRASNHNSSLSSTAQSTSARNSDSKWSPGTVTNTSLAHELWKVPLPSKGISAPSRPPPGLTGQKQPSSWDNGSLRMAGWGSSESRFTSGSSWGDSSSGRTNWLVLKNLTPQIDGSTLRTLCMQHGPLITFHLNLPHGNAVVCYSSKEEAAKAQKSLHMCVLGNTTILAEFASEEEINRFFAQGQSMTASPSWQTLGSSQNRIGSIEGSHPYPNRTDPNHWNGSGLSGASSGDLHGSSLWGVPNYSTSLWGNPSGGEGGRINSPSPIGSFLPVDHLSGGGESM